In a single window of the Methanocalculus natronophilus genome:
- a CDS encoding acyl-ACP thioesterase domain-containing protein has translation MFYKTYTVERFNTDTKDELTPSSLFHLLNDIMERNAESYGMGADYHNQRDLAWVLIEYQVNITR, from the coding sequence ATGTTTTATAAAACTTACACAGTAGAAAGATTCAATACGGATACAAAAGACGAATTAACGCCTTCGAGTTTATTTCATTTACTTAACGACATAATGGAAAGAAATGCTGAATCTTATGGCATGGGCGCAGATTATCATAATCAAAGAGATTTAGCGTGGGTACTTATCGAATATCAAGTCAATATAACTAGAT